In Dioscorea cayenensis subsp. rotundata cultivar TDr96_F1 chromosome 26, TDr96_F1_v2_PseudoChromosome.rev07_lg8_w22 25.fasta, whole genome shotgun sequence, the following proteins share a genomic window:
- the LOC120253100 gene encoding carbon catabolite repressor protein 4 homolog 6-like isoform X4, translating to MIVGCLGIGGSSFPNTLKLQRQRSANPWKLTGRRARSSDRCCASPLPVLNYIDNKVMPLGSHHLQCLSAAMSFSRANTRSRNPWCRGFCDPPPSDGGGGRFGSFVSGDSHIRTVSDANFVYRHGCSGKAWVPRGPPYQSFQSWPPPPNFVPFPPPPFSQPPPYYRPFPPPFRRPTPQPKPADHRYWVFSQSQPPPQCERFTVMSYNILADYLARDHRSKLYFHIPHRILDWEWRKRRILLEFGLWAADIICLQEVDHFHDLEEELARRGYTGIWKMRTGMAVDGCAVFWQTNRFQLRHEENIEYCKLGLRDNVAQILVLESKSQNLMGSSANSLPGSSNHLGGTNLVVICNIHVLYNPKRGEIKIGQVRMLLDKAYAVSRHWNNAPVVICGDFNCTPKSSLYNYILEQKLSLSGLARNQVSGQLSANLLYTPRSYSAPNMYSAQAPANCSSTLTSSGGRGSNYPNTDHQNNSDNCLRDTSSRAEPIQASTQLVDMSGGPSSDNQCINDISKVFDAKALHGLGDPQGENIRSSNQPSKTPTIVETNVQQPHVQTVSGRNGPFSGELHQNGSVTDPVRSIRNMPNVHFPPAKSAIYDKLIEDSLDSKSSCKDAVLSQGLSDSSLDVLDGNLILGLSLKQVGELKIQDATPDGGKGTAGLLGETSAFITACATSKDNNSHQKSIQPIDKDENQASEESVHEGVFSRSKSEKHIGVCHGDSVMVDLCMSEESSDPNFIKELLGNEDEPAFSDNIYSEQSHSSPIVDECERMGVLGVSRQIVESNELHKSESDASHMENQKDTTPMTVPPYCDLSYDPFLWTPMEIETASGNAERDFVEHNLRLRSAYRDVKDYAGTKDMSGEPQVTSYHRQFMGTVDYIWYSEGLQIVKVLDTIPKHVLQRTPGFPTQKWGSDHLALVCQLAFLAPPRASRLCQDVNISQTPT from the exons ATGATTGTTGGTTGCCTCGGGATCGGCGGTTCTTCGTTTCCGAATACTCTCAAGCTCCAGCGCCAACGAAGCGCCAATCCTTGGAAACTCACCGGGCGGCGCGCGCGATCGAGCGATCGATGTTGCGCATCTCCTTTGCCCGTCTTGAACTATATTGATAACAAGGTTATGCCATTAGGATCTCATCATCTTCAATGCCTCTCCGCCGCCATGTCCTTTTCCCGCGCTAAC ACACGAAGCCGGAACCCATGGTGCCGGGGCTTCTGCGACCCCCCGCCGTCGGACGGTGGAGGAGGTCGCTTCGGTAGTTTTGTCAGCGGGGATTCGCATATCAGGACCGTGAGTGATGCCAATTTTGTGTACCGCCACGGCTGTAGTGGGAAAGCTTGGGTTCCTCGAGGACCTCCATACCAATCCTTCCAGTCGTGGCCACCGCCGCCAAATTTCGTTCCTTTCCCCCCGCCGCCATTTAGTCAGCCTCCCCCATACTATCGGCCTTTTCCTCCACCCTTCAGGAGGCCAACGCCGCAGCCAAAGCCAGCGGATCACCGTTATTGGGTTTTCTCACAGTCGCAGCCCCCGCCTCAATGTG AGAGATTTACAGTGATGTCTTACAATATCCTTGCGGACTATCTTGCAAGAGATCATCGATCCAAACTTTATTTTCACATTCCTCATCGTATTTTGGATTGGGaatggagaaaaagaaggatATTGTTAGAGTTTGGCTTATGGGCTGCTGACATTATTTGTCTTCAG GAGGTTGATCATTTTCATGACCTGGAAGAGGAGCTAGCGCGTCGAGGCTATACTGGTATTTGGAAg ATGCGCACTGGCATGGCTGTTGATGGATGTGCAGTTTTCTGGCAGACAAATAG GTTTCAGTTGCGGCATGAGGAGAACATTGAGTACTGTAAGCTTGGACTTCGTGATAATGTTGCCCAAATTCTTGTCTTGGAG TCCAAGAGTCAAAACCTGATGGGAAGTTCAGCAAATTCTTTACCTGGAAG CTCTAATCACTTAGGTGGCACTAACCTGGTTGTCATATGCAACATCCACGTTCTTTACAATCCGAAAAGAGGAGAAATCAAAATTGGGCAG GTCAGGATGCTCCTTGATAAAGCTTATGCTGTTTCTAGACACTGGAATAATGCTCCTGTTGTTATTTGTGGTGATTTCAATTGTACACCCAAG AGCTCACTGtacaattatattttagaaCAAAAG TTAAGTTTGTCGGGACTTGCTCGGAATCAGGTGTCAGGCCAGCTCTCCGCAAACTTATTGTATACACCGCGATCATATTCTGCTCCTAACATGTATAG TGCTCAAGCTCCAGCAAATTGCTCTAGTACATTGACAAGTAGTGGAGGCCGAGGCAGTAACTACCCAAACACCGACCACCAGAACAATTCTGATAATTGTCTGAGAGATACATCTTCAAGAGCAGAACCCATCCAAGCTTCAACTCAGCTGGTAGACATGTCTGGGGGGCCTTCGTCTGACAACCAGTGCATCAATGATATAAGCAAGGTTTTTGATGCTAAAGCTTTGCATGGGCTTGGTGATCCACAAGGTGAAAATATTCGAAGTTCCAACCAGCCAAGCAAGACCCCCACCATTGTAGAAACTAATGTGCAACAGCCTCATGTGCAGACAGTTTCTGGTCGCAATGGACCATTTTCTGGAGAGTTACATCAAAATGGTAGTGTTACTGATCCTGTTCGCTCTATTCGAAATATGCCAAATGTACATTTTCCTCCAGCAAAATCTGCTATATATGACAAATTGATAGAAGATAGTCTGGACTCGAAGTCATCCTGTAAGGATGCTGTGTTGTCTCAGGGTTTATCAGATTCATCACTGGATGTGTTAGATGGAAATCTAATATTAGGACTTTCTTTGAAGCAAGTTGGAGAGTTGAAGATTCAGGATGCAACTCCTGATGGTGGAAAGGGAACTGCAGGCCTGTTGGGGGAAACTTCAGCATTTATTACAGCATGTGCTACTTCAAAGGATAATAATTCCCATCAGAAGTCTATACAAccaattgataaagatgaaaATCAGGCCTCAGAGGAATCTGTACATGAAGGTGTATTTAGTAGGAGCAAATCAGAAAAGCATATTGGTGTTTGTCATGGTGACAGTGTGATGGTTGATCTATGCATGTCAGAGGAGAGTTCTGATCCCAATTTTATTAAGGAGCTGCTTGGGAATGAGGATGAGCCTGCATTTagtgataatatatattcagAACAATCTCATTCATCTccaattgttgatgaatgtgAAAGAATGGGTGTTTTGGGTGTATCACGTCAGATTGTAGAATCTAATGAACTGCATAAGTCTGAGTCAGATGCATCACACATGGAGAATCAGAAGGATACTACGCCTATGACAGTTCCACCATACTGTGACTTGTCATATGACCCTTTCCTCTGGACTCCAATGGAAATTGAAACTGCTTCAGGAAATGCAGAGCGTGATTTTGTTGAACATAATTTGAGGTTGCGAAGTGCATACCGAGATGTCAAG GATTATGCTGGAACCAAGGACATGAGCGGGGAACCTCAAGTTACCAGTTACCATAGACAGTTTATGGGCACAGTTGACTATATATG GTACTCTGAAGGTCTCCAGATTGTCAAAGTTCTTGATACAATCCCAAAGCATGTTTTGCAACGAACTCCTGGTTTTCCAACTCAG AAATGGGGAAGCGACCATCTTGCTCTGGTTTGTCAACTTGCATTCCTAGCACCTCCTCGAGCTAGTAGATTGTGTCAGGATGTCAACATAAGCCAGACGCCCACATAG